The proteins below come from a single uncultured Dethiosulfovibrio sp. genomic window:
- a CDS encoding methyltransferase domain-containing protein, whose product MTDYDLLVSLHLPAERQGPGGDSETIRAMELAGLDRSRPLNIADIGCGTGASSLLLAKELDAKITSVDFLPEFLKELKARADRLEVSDRIATLECSMDSLPFSDEEFDVIWSEGAVYNMGFEAGVSYWRRFLKPGGKLVVSEITWLTYERPSEIQSHWEGEYPEIDVPSSKMAVLERNGYSPEGYFVLPSRCWLDNYYRPMEARFASFLECHDCDQARAIVEAEKVEIDLYDRYHEYYSYGFYVASKI is encoded by the coding sequence ATGACCGACTACGATCTTTTAGTGAGCCTTCACCTACCCGCCGAGAGGCAAGGGCCAGGTGGAGATAGTGAAACAATAAGGGCCATGGAGCTGGCGGGCCTGGATCGGTCCCGTCCTCTGAATATCGCCGATATCGGCTGTGGGACCGGGGCTTCCTCGTTACTTTTGGCAAAAGAGCTGGACGCTAAGATCACCTCCGTTGATTTTCTGCCCGAGTTTCTAAAAGAGCTTAAAGCCAGGGCGGACCGTCTGGAGGTTTCGGACCGCATAGCAACGTTGGAATGTTCCATGGACTCCCTTCCCTTTAGCGACGAGGAGTTCGACGTCATCTGGTCCGAGGGAGCGGTATACAACATGGGCTTCGAGGCTGGGGTGTCCTACTGGCGAAGATTTCTCAAGCCAGGGGGGAAGCTGGTGGTGTCGGAGATAACCTGGCTTACCTACGAGAGGCCGTCGGAGATCCAGTCCCACTGGGAGGGAGAGTACCCCGAGATAGACGTTCCATCGTCCAAGATGGCCGTCTTGGAGCGTAATGGATATAGCCCGGAAGGCTATTTCGTCCTGCCCTCCCGTTGTTGGCTCGATAACTACTACAGGCCGATGGAGGCTCGTTTCGCCTCTTTTCTGGAGTGCCACGACTGCGATCAGGCTAGAGCCATAGTGGAGGCGGAAAAGGTCGAGATAGATCTCTACGATAGGTATCACGAATACTACAGCTATGGCTTTTACGTGGCCAGTAAGATCTGA